The DNA segment AGCTCGCTTTTCTTGGTCTATGTAGGCCGACTCGCTATCGAGCTGAGTAATTTCGATTACCAAGGTGGCATCATTCTCGTCATGATCTACATCGGAACCTTTTCAAGACTGTCTGTTAAATACAGTATCTCTACGCTGTCATTTATCTTTTTGGCTTATCTCGTTGGCCTTGCCCCTCAGCTTTATGAAGCAGAGCCTAGTCACGAAATAGAAACCATTTCCGTATACGTTTCAGCTTATATTCTTATTGCAGCTTCTTGTTTAAGACGAGATTTCGAAGTGCATAAACGCTTCACTCAATCCGAATAGCTTCGTAAACAAGCAATACAACTCCGCAAGCAATCTAATATGTTTGAAGCCCTTTCTTATCAAGATGCGCTAACGGGTTGCTACAACCGCCTTTATCTTCATCAGGTGATCGAGCCAAGCATAGACCGTCAGTTATCCATAACATCGATCATGATAGATATTGATCATTTCAAATCGATTAACGACACCTACGGCCACCAAATGGGTGATATGGTGATCAAAGAACTGGCCGATGAGATTCAAAAAAGGCTACCAACCAGCAGTAACTGCTTTCGATACGGCGGCGAAGAGTTTTTGGTGATGGTCCAAGGAGAAACTGAGGCTTCAATTGAATCGCTCGTTAATTCCCTTTTAGAATCCCCTTCTCGCCTTAGGTTAGAAGTAACGATTTCAATCGGTGTGAAACATGCACCTCAAGCCCTCGGTTCTGTCGAGCAGCTTATCGACGATGCCGATCAAGCACTCTACATTTCGAAGAAGAGCGGTAGAAATAAGATCACATGGAGTGATTAATCGCCCAGCATTTCACGCGCTCTAGCGATTCATTATAACGACCATTAATCCAATCAAAAAAGCCCCGAACAATTGAATGCTCGGGGCTTTTGTCTTTGTTCTTGTGCTTTAAAATAGCTTCGTTAAGAACCTGCTACTCAGCGAACAACCAGTACTCAACAAGAATCTACTAAGAATACACAACGCTCGCTGTTTTCTGTTCAAGTTCAACGGGAGAGCTCCAAGAAATCACTTTTTCATTCACTTGGCTGCCACATGGTGCGTTCCAAACTTGCTCTAGTTCTTCTTTGCCACCAATCGCCTGATAAAAAGCAATCGCTTGGTGGTTCTCAGACATCACCTCTAGGTAAAGCCCCGAATCAGAATAGTATTGCTGCAACCACTTTGACAATTCAGACAATAGACGCTTGCCAACACCACGACCGTGGTAATTATTGTCTACGTGTAACGCATCAATGAACGTACCACGTTCAAAGTTGTGATTACCAAACGCGCAGACGAAACCAACCAGTAAACCGCCTTCTTCAAGCAATAAAACATGTTGGTTGAAAGGAGGATTAATCAAACGAGTCTGCCAAATAACAGATCTGTCCTCCAAAACATCATTTTCTAGGTAATCATCAGCAAGAATGCCACGGTAATATAGCTTCCAGCTATCCGCGTGTAATTGGGCAATCCGCTCATAATCTTTATATTCAGCTACCTTAATTTCCATTTATTAGCCCTTAGTACTTCCATTTATGACTTGCTACTACATTTCACACTACCTTTATACAATATTTAAGCAAAACATACTAATACACGTTTACACTTTCAATATTGACTTACACGTGTACGCTGATATTCTAGCGAACAGATGTAAGCTCAATGGAAATTTACTAATGAATAGTGCCGAAAAACCATCAACAAAAAAGCCACCACTAATCTGGCTCAATATTTTTGTATTCTCTTTTAGCATGCTGTTAGCTGTTGTCGCGGCTCCCGTTTATGGCTACTTTTTTGGCTATGGTATGGAGCACTGGATATGGCTAGCGATCTGTTTTACGTTCTGTAACCTTTCTATCACGACGGGTTATCACCGCTTATGGTCACACAAAGCATTTGAAGCGCATTCAAGCCTAAGATTTCTATTTGCATTAGGTGGCGCATTTGCTTTACAAAACAGCGCGCTACACTGGTCTTCTGATCACCGTGTGCACCACAAGCATGTCGATAACAACGACAAAGACCCATACTCAGCAAAGCGTGGCTTTTGGTATTCGCACATCGGCTGGATGATTCGTAATTACAACACTGCAATGTACACAGATTACGAAAATTGTCGCGACCTGAAAAAAGATAAGATTGTTATGTGGCAGCACAAGCATTACGTTTTATTGGCACTACTTATGAACTTCGGTGTTCCAATCGCATTAGGTGTAATTTACGGTGACGTGCTTGGCATGTTGTTAATTGTGGGTGCAGTTCGTTTGGTCCTCAACCACCACACCACATTCTTCATTAACTCTCTTGCTCACATCTGGGGTAGCCAACCTTTTACCGACAAAAATACAGCGCGTGACAACGGTGTGCTAGCGGTACTCACTTTTGGCGAAGGCTACCACAACTTCCACCACATCTTTGAGAACGACTACCGTAACGGCATCTACTGGTGGCAATACGATCCAACAAAATGGTTGATTAAGAGTGCTTCTTTAATGGGCTTAGCAAGTAAGCTTAAGAAAACACCACAAGCTCGTATTGAAAAAGCCGAAGCATCAATGTTATTAAAGCGCACGCAGCAAAAAATCATGCACCGTGCCGATAAGCAACAAATCGCGGAAAAGCTTCAACAAGAGTTCGATGCGCTTGTATCAAACATGAACGAATACTACGAAGTCAAAAAGCAGCTAATTGAAAGTAAACGCGAAGACGTTGTGAAAAAGTACGAACACTCAGTACTTAAGGTTCGTTACCAACAAATCAAAATGAATTTTGAACAGCAGAAGAAAAATTGGGCGATGACAGTGGAACAATATGCTTAAAGTAAAGCAATACGCTTAACACCCCAATAACAACACTGTTTGATTCTTAGACGAAAGCCCTCATTTTGCTATGAGGGCTTTTTTAATTCACAGCTCTAATTAAACCCATGAATTTTAAGTCTTTATTCTAATAAAAGACACTAGTTCCAAATGTCACATTTTCAATGCAACAAGATGTCACCTTGGAGCTCTACCTGTGACAAATATCACTTATAGAACAATACCCATCCCATAACATGCGCGTCCCAAAATTCTTTCAGCAATTAGCGGACCCACTTTATGAAATTGTTAAAAACATCTATCGCTTTCGCCATCTCTTCCGCACTTTTGATCGGGTGCAGTAGTGACACAGATTACGTTCAACCTGAAGAAGTAAAGATCGCGACTTACAACTTGTCTTTTGATCGTGCCACCTTCCAAGACCTTGTAACGGAAATGCAGATTGAGCCAAGCGCTCAAACAAAACTAGTGACCGACTATTTGGATAACACGATTGATGACGCTGACAAAGAAACGGCAGCAAAAGTTATTCAGATCCGCAACGTCGCAGCTGTGATTCAAAAGAATCGCCCTGACGTGCTTATGATGGCTGAATTTAACAATGACGGCACAGGTACTGATAAATCAGCGCTAGAAGGTTTTCAAAAGAACTATCTCTCTGTCGCTCAAAGTATTGAAGGCGCAGGTGGCGACGCGAACCTAGAGCCAATTTCATACCCATATTTTGAAAGCTACTCTACTAACACAGGTTTACTAAACGAGTTTGGTTTTGACTTAGATAATGATGGTACTCCTGGAACATTGCCAGGAGATGCATGGGGCTTCGGTTTCTACCATGGTCAATACGCGTTTGCTCTAATGTCTAAGTATGAGATAGACACTGCCAACACCCGTACATTCCAAGAGTTCAAATGGAAAGATCTTGAAGGTGCGACTATTCCAACAATCACTGTTTGTGATGGGTCAAATACGATCCCTGCAGGCATGAGCTGCGGCGATGAATGGTACTCAGCTGAAGAGTGGGAAGAAGTTCGTTTATCTTCAAAGAACCACGTTGATGCACCAATCCTAATTCCTACCAAAGATGGTACAGAAACCGTTCACTTATTGATGTCACACCCTACTCCACCCGCTTTTGACGTAGGTAAGAACATCGAGCAAAACGCAGCAGAAGTAGACTTCTGGCACCAATACATCCAAAACAAATCGTTCATCTATGACGACTCAGGAAAAACTGGTGGTTTGGAACAAGGTAAACACTTTGTCATGATGGGCGATCAAAACCTAGACCCAGTAGATGGCGATGGTATTAGTTCTGTAATGCAGGACTTGCACAATGATGCATTAGTTAACCAAGATGTCACCAATGGCAGCTTGTATCCGACAAGTTACGGTGCTGCTGAGCATGCCGTCGATAAATCATCGTCTCACCCACAGCCAAACCGTATCACTTCGACGTTTGGACTTGCTGTTGATTACGCACTGCCGTCAGCTTCACTGAACATTGTTGAATCTGGTGTTTATTGGTCAGCTTCGTACGAAGAAGGACGCAAGCTATTCAATGACTCACGAATTGGTGATTATGGTAACGGAAAGGATGTTTCTTCAGATCACCGTATGGTTTGGATCAAAGCTGATTTCAGTAACTAACCCAATTAATTGAGATCTAAGAAGCCCTCATTTTGGTACGGGGGCTTTTTTATGAGCGTAACCTACTCGCCACCAACTTTATGCTCTCGAGTTTGAATTGTGGATGCTAAGAACCATAGTTATTGGATCCCAGAACTCTTTTTTCAGTCTGAATTTATACTTATATTACTTGCACTTATTGAGTGGAACATCGAGGAATAAAGAATGGGCAAGCTAACGATTATTGCAACAATCGTCTCTAAAGAAGATAAGATTGAGTTAGTGAAATCAGAGATGATTAAATTGATCGACAAAACCCGTGTTGAAGACGGCTGTATTAACTACGATCTGCACCAAGATAACAGTAACCCTGCTCACTTCGTTTTTCATGAGAACTGGGAGTCTGAAGCTCATCTAGAGAAACACTTAGCGAGCCAACACATCGCCGAGTACATGGCTGCGACTGAAGATTGTATCGAAACCTTTGTGCTTAATAAAATGACTCACATTGCCTAACCAGTCACTCAGTACTGATTCAATAGAAAACCCTGCTCTGATCGCAGGGTTTTTCGTTTCTACAAGCTTATATCTGCTCATTCTAATAATGAAAAAACCCGCCAGAGTAGCGGGTATGGTCAATAATCATGACTGTCAAAGACAGATAGGTAACAACCATCAATCCAATATTGAGAGCCACCTTGCAGTGGCACTCTGACATTTCTTTTGCTTTAACTAGCACGGGGGCACTAGTTAAAAGCACGAGCCAAAATGCCATTCCCTTGATATTGGTAAACACTTGAATTACTACTTACAAAGACCGATTCTCCAGGCTTAAGAGAAACTGTACAACCTTCTGAGGTGACGGCCGCCTCTCCTTCCACACAGAACAAGATCTCCGCGCTACGTAGATACTGTGACTTGCTCTCATCAGTCGCAGATAAGATATCAAATCCAAAGTCATCCACAGGAATCGGATAGCTCATCTTGCCCTCTTTCAATACAGGCTTAAGACGAATATCTTCTGGCTTAATCGGCTCAAAGATCGTGTTATCGATAAGCTCAGGAACGTCTATGTATTTGGGTGTAAGACCGGCGCGCAGCACATTGTCTGAGTTTGCCATAATCTCCAAACCTGTGCCTTGAACATAAGCGTGAGGTGTTTCTGCGAACAGGAACATCGCTTCACCGGGCGCCAGTTCAACCGTGTTGAGCATCAATGGGGCAAACAAACCAATATCACCCGGATAGTGCTGTTTGAATTCAATGCTGTATTGCAGAGCTTCACGCCCCATGACCGTTTTAGCTGGTCGCGCATGTGCAGCATAAAGCTCATTAAGCGCAGACGCTTTGCGGTCACCTTCAAGAGACATAATTGCGCTAAAGAAAGACTTCAGAGAATCACTGTCGGCATTGGCTTTAAGTACATTAAGCTCAATCGCTAACGAAGGAATATCTGCTTCTTCGAACAAGGCAATAATATCGTCGATTGGACGAAAGCCATTCATCGCTTTGTAGAAGGTCAACGCATAAACCAACTCAGGCTTGTGGTTTGGATCTTTGTAATTACGATTTGACGCATTCAAGGGGATACCAAGTGCATTCTCTCGCTCAAAACCTAATTCAGATTTACGCTTATTCGGATGAACCTGAATCGACAACGGTGTTTCAGCTGCTAATACCTTAAATAAGAAAGGTAGTTCACCGAAACGTGCCGCCGTGTACCCACCTAAGACATCGATTCTATTTTCATCAATCATGTGAGAAAGCGGCTCACCGGTATCGCCTACTTTTGAGCAACCATTAGGATGAGCACCCATCCAAATTTCTGCTTGAGGTTCTTGGTTTGGGTTCACAATACCAAACAGTTGGTTAATGGAGTCTTTGCTTCCCCATGCGTAGTTTTGAATAACGTTGTCGAGTTTAAATAGAGACATAATTACTTCTCATTAAAAATCTGGCTGCCAAGCTTGAGCGTGGCGGCGATATTACGGGCAGTACGAGTCAGGTTTTGATTCGCTTCTAATAAAACTTGGTCTAAAGACTGAGGTGAACGTACAGTTCCAAATAAGCTAGACATTGAACCGTAAAGCTTTTCAACGTCTTGCCCCAAAGAACCCGCAATTCCTATCGTTGGAATATTCAGCTTTTGAGCTCGCTGAGCGATACCGAAAGGTGTTTTACCTTGCAGGGTTTGGTTGTCCATCTGCCCCTCTCCAGTCACGACCAGTGAAGCACCGTCAAGAACCTTATCTGCACCCAAGGCATCTAGTACCATCTCAATACCCGCTTTAATTTGGATATTGAATGCAAGACTTAACCCCAGTGGTGTACCACCAGCCGCACCAAAACCAGCTGTGTCTCGATGATTAATACCCGTACGCGCTTGAGCGATATCGGCAAAGTGTCCGATCGCAGTATCAAGTTGTTCAACTTGAGCTTTTGATACTCCCTTCTGCGGACCAAACACAGCACTTGCTCCGCTTTCGCCACACAGTGGATTATTTACATCACACGCGACCACGAACGTGACTTCTTTACATCTCGGGTGCAGCCCATCAAGATCGATGCTTGCTAGCTGACTTAATTCGGCACCGCCACCAGATAGCTCGTTGCCTTGCTTGTCTAATAACTTGCCTCCCAACGCTTGTAAAATGCCTGCACCTGCATCGTTGGTTGCGCTACCGCCCAAGCCGATAATGATTTGTTCAACGCCTTGATCTAAAGCATCTTTAATCAATAGCCCTGTGCCAAACGAAGATGCAGTTAAAGGTGATCTTTCTTCTACCGTTAATCGGTCTAAACCCGACGCTTGGGCAAACTCTACCAAGGCAGTGTTTACGCTTTTGCCATCAACCTGTTGTTCAAGTGAAGCCCAATATGCCGTACATTCACGTCCGATTGGATCCGTCGTTTGCAAGCTTTGCTTGGTACCATTGAGCGCTTCTAGCAACACATCTACCGTGCCTTCTCCGCCATCGGCGAGTGGCATTTTCACAAACTCTGCATGAGGAAAAACGTCGGAAAATCCACGCTCAATACAAGACGCAACTTGATGCGCGTCGAGTGATTCTTTAAATGAATCGGGGGCAATTACAATTTTCATTGTCGTTCACCATTCCCGCCCACCAAGGTGAGCGGGTGATTGAAATTAGAATTTGATTTGGAATGTTTTTGCTTGGCAAGATGCCAATTCGCCAAAAGATAAGTCACTAAAGGTTTCAATTGCTACATCACCTTCACGAACGCGCTCGTCCATGCTTGTCTCTTTCCAGCTTGAAACCGTTTGAATGAAAGAGATTGAATCCGATACTGAACCCGTTTCTGCTGGGTTGTAGACACGCATGATCAGTGCATCCTCATCTTCCGCTTTCTTAAGTACGCTTAGTACCGCACCTGCTTGTTGCTTCGATAGCAAGCTGAAGCTCATCGGTAGGTTCTGCTCACCTACGTTTAGCTTCATCGCGTTGTAAGGGATCTTGTTGTAGCATTCGATTTGAGTGACATTGTCACGTGCTTGCGCCATGACGTTCGCGTCAATATGGTTGCCAGAGAAGCCACACAGTGTGAATTCACACACTAACTTACCGCGTACTTGTGAATCTGGTGTCGGGATCTTGATGCCTGATGGACGGCCCGGACGAAGCAATAGCTCTTCTTTACCCAATACGCCGATACCACGGAACAATGTCAGTGCGAAGGTATCTCTGTTTTCGTCACCTTGAGATGCAATCACTTCAAATTCACGCAGACCATTCGACATAATAGCCATACCCGCTTTGCCGTTTTCTAGCGCAGCAAAGTTCATTAGCTGATACACAGGAACCGGTGCTTCTTTCCACTTCTCTTCTTCCCAAACTGCCATTGCTGGGTCATTGGTTGGTCGAGTAATACAACCGAACTGGTTGTCTGCAACCACAGTTTCAGAAACGAATGGCGTTGGTACTAAGACACGTACACGGTGATCGTCGGCTTGGTTATCTAGCTCCATACGGACTTCAATGCGGCGAGAACCTTGCTTCAATACCACTTGGCATTCCGCTTCAACGAATCCATTTTGACCCGTGCGTTCTTCA comes from the Vibrio splendidus genome and includes:
- a CDS encoding glycerate kinase: MKIVIAPDSFKESLDAHQVASCIERGFSDVFPHAEFVKMPLADGGEGTVDVLLEALNGTKQSLQTTDPIGRECTAYWASLEQQVDGKSVNTALVEFAQASGLDRLTVEERSPLTASSFGTGLLIKDALDQGVEQIIIGLGGSATNDAGAGILQALGGKLLDKQGNELSGGGAELSQLASIDLDGLHPRCKEVTFVVACDVNNPLCGESGASAVFGPQKGVSKAQVEQLDTAIGHFADIAQARTGINHRDTAGFGAAGGTPLGLSLAFNIQIKAGIEMVLDALGADKVLDGASLVVTGEGQMDNQTLQGKTPFGIAQRAQKLNIPTIGIAGSLGQDVEKLYGSMSSLFGTVRSPQSLDQVLLEANQNLTRTARNIAATLKLGSQIFNEK
- a CDS encoding GNAT family N-acetyltransferase, with protein sequence MEIKVAEYKDYERIAQLHADSWKLYYRGILADDYLENDVLEDRSVIWQTRLINPPFNQHVLLLEEGGLLVGFVCAFGNHNFERGTFIDALHVDNNYHGRGVGKRLLSELSKWLQQYYSDSGLYLEVMSENHQAIAFYQAIGGKEELEQVWNAPCGSQVNEKVISWSSPVELEQKTASVVYS
- the manA gene encoding mannose-6-phosphate isomerase, class I, which translates into the protein MSLFKLDNVIQNYAWGSKDSINQLFGIVNPNQEPQAEIWMGAHPNGCSKVGDTGEPLSHMIDENRIDVLGGYTAARFGELPFLFKVLAAETPLSIQVHPNKRKSELGFERENALGIPLNASNRNYKDPNHKPELVYALTFYKAMNGFRPIDDIIALFEEADIPSLAIELNVLKANADSDSLKSFFSAIMSLEGDRKASALNELYAAHARPAKTVMGREALQYSIEFKQHYPGDIGLFAPLMLNTVELAPGEAMFLFAETPHAYVQGTGLEIMANSDNVLRAGLTPKYIDVPELIDNTIFEPIKPEDIRLKPVLKEGKMSYPIPVDDFGFDILSATDESKSQYLRSAEILFCVEGEAAVTSEGCTVSLKPGESVFVSSNSSVYQYQGNGILARAFN
- a CDS encoding endonuclease/exonuclease/phosphatase family protein — encoded protein: MKLLKTSIAFAISSALLIGCSSDTDYVQPEEVKIATYNLSFDRATFQDLVTEMQIEPSAQTKLVTDYLDNTIDDADKETAAKVIQIRNVAAVIQKNRPDVLMMAEFNNDGTGTDKSALEGFQKNYLSVAQSIEGAGGDANLEPISYPYFESYSTNTGLLNEFGFDLDNDGTPGTLPGDAWGFGFYHGQYAFALMSKYEIDTANTRTFQEFKWKDLEGATIPTITVCDGSNTIPAGMSCGDEWYSAEEWEEVRLSSKNHVDAPILIPTKDGTETVHLLMSHPTPPAFDVGKNIEQNAAEVDFWHQYIQNKSFIYDDSGKTGGLEQGKHFVMMGDQNLDPVDGDGISSVMQDLHNDALVNQDVTNGSLYPTSYGAAEHAVDKSSSHPQPNRITSTFGLAVDYALPSASLNIVESGVYWSASYEEGRKLFNDSRIGDYGNGKDVSSDHRMVWIKADFSN
- a CDS encoding putative quinol monooxygenase, producing the protein MGKLTIIATIVSKEDKIELVKSEMIKLIDKTRVEDGCINYDLHQDNSNPAHFVFHENWESEAHLEKHLASQHIAEYMAATEDCIETFVLNKMTHIA
- a CDS encoding acyl-CoA desaturase — protein: MNSAEKPSTKKPPLIWLNIFVFSFSMLLAVVAAPVYGYFFGYGMEHWIWLAICFTFCNLSITTGYHRLWSHKAFEAHSSLRFLFALGGAFALQNSALHWSSDHRVHHKHVDNNDKDPYSAKRGFWYSHIGWMIRNYNTAMYTDYENCRDLKKDKIVMWQHKHYVLLALLMNFGVPIALGVIYGDVLGMLLIVGAVRLVLNHHTTFFINSLAHIWGSQPFTDKNTARDNGVLAVLTFGEGYHNFHHIFENDYRNGIYWWQYDPTKWLIKSASLMGLASKLKKTPQARIEKAEASMLLKRTQQKIMHRADKQQIAEKLQQEFDALVSNMNEYYEVKKQLIESKREDVVKKYEHSVLKVRYQQIKMNFEQQKKNWAMTVEQYA